From one Butyricimonas faecihominis genomic stretch:
- the rimO gene encoding 30S ribosomal protein S12 methylthiotransferase RimO: MKKVNIISLGCSKNLVDTELLMKQLEKAGYGVEVDVENSKAKIVVINTCGFIGDAKEESINTILEQVERKQEGEVEKIYVMGCLSQRYDQDLKKEIPEVDAYFGKFDWKGILAELGKSYDEKLRNERHLTTPKHYAYLKISEGCNRGCSYCAIPIMTGEYKSRPFEEIVDEAERLAKQGVKELLVLAQDITYYGIDKYGKNRLAELVDRIADIPGVEWIKLHYAYPAGFPMELLTVMRERKNVCKYLDIALQHCSDHMLKMMRRGVTKQQTVDLINKIREEVPGIALRTTLMVGHPGETEEDYRELEDFVKTMKFERLGVFPYSHEDDTYCDKHYQDDVPEETKNKRAEKLMALQEGVIAAINESCVGKRFLVLIDRVEGDYFVGRTQYDSPEVDQEVFVTSEKALQIGEFYEVLITESGQFELYAKYE, translated from the coding sequence ATGAAGAAAGTAAATATTATCAGCTTGGGATGCTCCAAGAATTTAGTGGATACGGAGTTATTGATGAAACAACTGGAGAAGGCGGGATATGGTGTTGAAGTGGATGTTGAAAACTCGAAAGCGAAAATTGTCGTCATCAATACCTGCGGGTTTATCGGGGATGCGAAGGAAGAATCTATAAACACGATTTTGGAGCAAGTAGAGCGGAAACAGGAGGGAGAAGTTGAAAAGATATATGTCATGGGATGTTTATCTCAACGCTATGATCAGGATTTAAAGAAGGAAATCCCGGAAGTGGATGCTTATTTCGGAAAATTCGATTGGAAAGGGATTCTCGCGGAGTTGGGTAAAAGCTATGACGAGAAACTGCGGAACGAACGCCATTTGACGACACCGAAACATTACGCTTATCTGAAAATATCCGAGGGATGTAATCGGGGATGTTCTTATTGTGCCATTCCAATTATGACGGGGGAATATAAATCACGGCCATTCGAGGAAATCGTGGATGAAGCTGAACGGTTGGCCAAACAGGGCGTGAAGGAGTTGTTGGTGTTAGCACAGGATATTACCTATTACGGGATTGATAAATACGGAAAAAACAGGTTGGCTGAATTGGTGGACCGGATTGCAGATATACCGGGAGTCGAGTGGATTAAATTGCATTATGCTTACCCGGCCGGGTTCCCCATGGAACTTCTTACCGTGATGCGGGAACGGAAAAACGTATGTAAGTATTTGGATATTGCTTTGCAACATTGTAGTGATCACATGCTAAAAATGATGCGAAGGGGGGTGACGAAACAACAGACCGTAGATCTCATCAATAAAATTCGGGAAGAAGTGCCGGGGATTGCCTTGCGCACGACACTCATGGTCGGACATCCCGGAGAGACAGAAGAGGATTACCGGGAACTGGAAGATTTTGTCAAAACGATGAAATTTGAACGTTTAGGGGTGTTCCCATATTCTCACGAGGATGACACGTATTGTGACAAGCATTATCAGGATGATGTACCCGAAGAGACGAAAAATAAACGGGCTGAAAAGTTGATGGCGTTACAAGAAGGGGTTATTGCCGCTATCAACGAATCATGCGTGGGAAAACGTTTTTTGGTTTTGATAGATCGGGTAGAAGGGGATTATTTTGTCGGGCGTACACAATATGATTCCCCGGAAGTGGATCAGGAAGTGTTCGTGACAAGTGAAAAAGCGCTGCAAATAGGGGAGTTCTATGAAGTGCTTATTACCGAATCGGGGCAATTCGAGCTTTATGCTAAGTATGAATAG